Proteins encoded within one genomic window of Acidithiobacillus sp. AMEEHan:
- the nirD gene encoding nitrite reductase small subunit NirD — MDWFPLGKVSDVPLGGGRYVDTPAGQIAVLRNEEGELFAVHNRCPHRGGPLSEGFVSGKTVFCPLHNWQIDLERGEALPPDQGCVKTFPLKTEGEEIWLGLSEAQP; from the coding sequence ATGGATTGGTTTCCTCTGGGGAAGGTAAGTGACGTGCCTCTGGGTGGTGGTCGTTATGTGGACACCCCCGCCGGGCAGATTGCCGTGCTGCGTAATGAGGAGGGAGAACTGTTTGCGGTACACAATCGTTGCCCGCATCGTGGCGGCCCTCTTTCGGAGGGATTTGTCTCAGGCAAAACAGTGTTCTGTCCGCTACACAACTGGCAGATCGATCTGGAGCGTGGCGAAGCTCTGCCTCCCGATCAAGGCTGCGTAAAGACCTTTCCCCTGAAAACGGAGGGTGAGGAGATTTGGCTGGGCTTGTCGGAAGCGCAGCCATGA